The Hymenobacter swuensis DY53 genome includes the window TTCTGCGGCTGTTCCCCCACTTTATCGACCAGTTCAACGCTCTGTTCAAGGAGGAAGACCAGATTCATCCGCCCGAAGACCAGCTCATGACGACGGAGCTGCGGATTTTCGCCCTCATCCGGCTGGGCATTGCGGATAGCGAGCAAATCAGCCGCATGTTGGGCTATTCCATCAACACTATTTATACGTACAAAACCCGGGTAAAAAACCGCTCCATTCTGCCCAACGAGGAGTTCGAAGCCCGCATTCAGGCTATTGAGGCTGTTTAGGCCGCACGGTCCGCGCTTTCGGCCTTTATCAGCTTCGTATGTCCCTGCCCGGCTGATGAGTATCTGTGCAACCTTTGGCTAATTGCCGGAATCCCGGTAGTATCCGTTCATTTTACCGTGTGCATTATGCGTATCCTTACTTTTTGCGTGAGTATCATGGGAGCATGTCTGGTGAGCAGTTGCCAGCAGGATACTGCCAAACCGGCTTCTTCGGAGCTATCCGGTACCCGCTGGATGCTGACGGAAGTAGAAGGAGTACCCATCAGCTTGTCAAGCTACTCGGACACCTACCGCTCCTACATTCAGTTCGACGCCGGTAGCAGCGCTACTGCCGGCCTGGCCCCGTGCAATTCCTTCAGCGGCAACTTTCGGCTGGGCGCTGCTGCCGGCCAGCTGACCATCAGCCAACAGGGCTCCACCCGAACCACCTGCCCGGCACAAACCATTGAGAACAACTACCTCATGGCCTTGCCCAGAACGGTAAGCTATGAAATCAGCGGCCGGGAGCTACGCCTCTATGACGCGACCAACTCCACGAAACCACTCCTGCTTTTCACGGCTGCTGAGTAGCTTTTGGGTATGCCACATGGAAAAGGCCACCTCTGTTGAGGTGGCCTTTTCCATGTGGGGCGTAATGGTACCGTGCTACTAGCAAGCACTCCCATCAAGGCCGCAGGTGGCTCCGTCAGGACCGGCCAGCTGCACGGGCTGGGGGCGGGCTTCATCCCACACTTTGGCCAGCACTTCCTGGAACAGCTCGGTTGGCTGGGCACCCGATACGGCGTATTTATCCTCAAACACGAAATACGGCACGCCCCGAATATTGAGTTGCTGGGCCTGGTATTCGTCGTAGCGAACCTGCTGCTCAAACTTACTGGAGGTCAGCAGTTCGTTCACTTCCTCGGCGGGCAGTTGCAGCTCGGCGGCTAGGCGCGTGAGCGTGGGTACATCGTTGATATCGAGTCCTTCTTCCAGATAGGCTTTGAACAGCCGCTCCTTGGCCGCGTCCTGCCGGCCGTGGTGAGCGGCCAAATGCACCAGCCGGTGGGCACGCAGGGAGTTAGCCGGTACCACCCGGTCGAAGTCAAAGGCCAGCCCTTCCTCGGCGGCCGATTGGGCCATGTTGGCACTCATCTGGCGGGCCCAGGCTTCGGTATTGCCGTATTTCCGGGCAAGAAGGGCATATTGGCTTTCGCCGGGCGTGGGGTTGGCATTGGGGTCCAGCTCGAAACTGCGCCACTGGATGTCCACTTCGGCGGCGTGCTCAAAGGTGGCCAGGGCTTTTTCGAGGCGCCGCTTCCCGATGTAGCAGAAGGGGCAGAGGATGTCGGACCAGATTTCTATTTTCATGGCGAATATGAATCAATTTGAAGCGAGTATAAGCCCGAGAGCCCCCAAAAGGTTTCCAGCCTTCCCGGCTTCCCGTTAAGCAGGCTCGCAGCCCTATTCCATCTACTACGTTGCTCCCAACTGCTACTTTCGAGACTACCCTGGAGCGCGGCGGCCCCAGCTTTATGCCCACTCAGATAGTGGTGGTGCCGCCGCTGGCCCTGCTGGCCCTGGGCAAGAGCACCCGCCGGGTTTCAGGCACGCTCAATGGCCACCCGGTGCGCCTGGGGCTGCTGCCCTTGCCCGGCGGCGGCCGCTACCTGATGGTTAATAAGGACCTGTGCCGCCTCATTGGTATCCAGCTAGGCCAGCGCGTGCACCTAGTACTGGCCCCCGACCCCGAGCCCGACCAAGTGGATTTACCACCCGAGCTGACGGAAGCCTTCGGGGCCTGGCCCGAAGCAGCGGAACAGTTCGCGCAGCTTTCGGGCAGCATGCGGCGGGCAGTGGCCCAGCACGTCAACTCGGCGAAACAGGCCGAAACCCGCGCCCGGCGGACGGTGGAAATAACCGAACGGCTGGCGCGGGGAGCTAACCCATTCCGGAAGGAATAAGCAAACTACTTGGTCAGGACGATGCTGACTACTTTGGTTGGCCCGCCCACCGTGAACTTGCAGTCATCGAAGGCGGGGGGCGAGAAGCGGGGGCGCACGTTATTGGAGAAGGCGAAGGGCTCGGTAGGAATACCCATCATATTTTTATCCAGCTTGTCGTTATTATTCACATCCTGGGTAATGGCCACGGCCCAGTCGCCGGGCGGCAACTCTACGGGCAGGCTTACCTGATGCTGGCCCCCGGGCTTCACCACGCGCATAAACGCATAGCCGCCTTTGGTCAGAAACCGCTCCCGCACATTATAGAAATACAGTTTAACCGATGAGGTAGTGGAAGCCAGCGACGAAATAACGACGGTAACGGAGGTGGAACCGGCTGCCGGTGCGCTGGTCGGAATCAATAGTCCCAGGGCGCAGCCGGACGTCAGGCAGAGGTGTTGGAGTACTCGCATGGCAGAAGATAGGCAATGGGACAATGCCAGGCCAACACGCACCTCTAAAAAAACATTCGCCCGCCGCAATGCCCGGCTCCGGCGCTACGCTTAACCAGCCAGTTCCCGGGCTGCCGCCTCCACCGATGAAACGTACGTAACGCGTAGCCCCGTGGCATGGGCCGTATTCTGAGCGTACTGCTGAATGGCAATCTGGCCAAAAATATTCTCTGGATTCAGGAACACCAACCGACGAATCCCGGCCGCGTAGGCGCGGTGGTTCCAGTCGGCAACGGCCCACTGCTGGTCAGCGGGCAGCATGGCCCCGAAGCGGCGGGCATCTGTTACCCAACCCAGGCTAGGATATTGCCGGGCGTAGTGCTGATACAGCTCCAGGCCTTTATTAAGCAGAAAACGAAGATTCTGGCTATTGACAAAGCCATTCCACCGCACCATCAGGCACGGGACGTGGGGCAATAAAAGCAGCTCACCGTAGGGTTCGGTATGGAGCCGTAGTTCAGACATGGATCAGTGGCCCTTGGGCATTGTTCGTAACCGGCCGGCTCCAGTAGCCAACCCAAACAATTTTACGGGTGCCGCCGGCACGCGGTCCGCCGGCTTCGGCCAACATAGCGGAGCTACCGGCCAACCCCATTGCTTCCTCGCCCAGGCGTTTTCAGGGGGCGTGCCGGAGCCACTCGGCGGCGGGCCCGTACTCTTCAAACGTCAGAATCAATGGCCAGCCAGCCACGGCCACGGAGTTTTCGGCGTAGGAGCGGCCCTGGGGAACCGGCGCATAAATCCAGGCCAGATAGTGCAGGCCGGCCTCAAAGAGCAGGTGCATAATCTGATAGCCGGCCTGCTCCTCCTCGCTGAGGCCCAGTTCCGTTACGCGGGTATTATCGTTGAGAAGCCGCTGGTAGCCTTTGGTGCGCACCAGCGCCAGGACCTCCTCCGAGCCTTCCCGTACCGCATCCAACGTTAGGTACCCACGCCACTGCGCGTGTAGCCATCGGTTCTCCTCATCGTATGTCAGGGTCAGACAAGGCCGCTCAAACAAGATGGTCCGAGCAGAGGCAGAACGGTCATTCGCTGGAGTGCTGGTCACGAGAACTAGTATTACAGGGGTCGTTCTACCAACCGATGGCAAATACCTTTTTATTGCCCTACGGAGAAAGGATAGTCACCAAATTCTAAGGCACCTATCAACCTGATTCAGGGCGAAATATACAAATGCATATTTTTATTTTTATCTCAAATCGAGAAAATTCAGCACCTTTTCACCTCCTTGCAGGAGGTGGTAAGCAACATTCCTACTGAGGCAATGCGTGCAGAATCGACCCGGCACAGCGGGTGCAACCATCGAGCCGGCCGGGTACTCTTTTCGTTGCCTTATCACGCTTTTGTATTCCTTTCGCTAATGTCCGTTCTACGCTGCCTCCTGTTCCTGCCGACCCTTCTGTTCCTTGGCAGTTGTGCCAAAGATGATGAGCCAGTACCGGCCCCCGTATACTTGCTCGACCAGCGCTGGGTGCTGACGGAGCTGGAGGGACAGTCGCCTACATCTCAGTCCAGCAGCGCTATTCCCGACCTTGTGCTGAACTCGGTGGGCAGTACCAACAACGGCCGCGCGTTCTGCAACCAGTACGGCGGCAAGTACACCCTCGCGCCCGGTTCACCTCAACTGGGCTTCTCCATCCAGGCCAGCACATACGCCACCTGCGCTGGCCAAGACGCAGAAACCCGCTACCTCACGCTGCTGCCTACCGTGGCCCGTTACGTTATCAGCAACCGCCACCTCTCCCTCTACGATGCACAGCACGCCGAGCCTTTGCTGGTGTTTAAGGCCGAATGAGTTACAAGGTGAAATTGTGAAGTGGCAAAAGGTGAAGTGACCATTAAGCATACACCCAAACAACCAACAGCCCCGGCGGCGCGACAAGATTATGTCGCGCCGCCGGGGCTGTTTTGGCGTAAACCGGACTTTTGGGCAGCTTATTCAGCGTCTCATCTGTCCGGCACCCTCACTGTCACAATTTTACCTTTCACTACTTCACCCTTACAACTCAAAATCCCACGTTCAGGACCAAGGGCTGGAGTTGCCAGCGTTGGTAGTAAGAGTCATACACCGTACGCAGCCCCACTTCCAGCGGAGTCCGCAGCCGTAGCGGGTTGAACACGGCCGAAACGTCGAAGCCGGCGGAGTAATAGGTGTTGCGGAAGTTGTCCGACACGACCCGTACGCCGTCGGTAAACACGTTAGCCTTGAGCCGCTGGATATACAGCACCCGCCCCCACTCCCAATGCACATCGGCCAGGGGCAGGCGGTACTCGCCGCTGAAGGAGGTGAGGTGGTTGCCACTGAGGTAGGGCAGGTTGCGCGGGTAGAAAATGGCCGATCCGAACCGGTACTCGTTCTGCTGCTGGTGTTGGTAGCCCGCCCGCAGGCGCACGGCGTGGTGCCACCCCAAACCCGGCAGGAACAGGCTACCCTGGGCGGCCAGCTGCCGGGCCGCCAGCCCCGCCCCGAATGGGGTGCCCCGGGCCGTGAGGCTCAGGCTCTGCCCCCAGCGCGGGCCTACGTCGCGGTAGCTCTGGCGCAGGGTGCGGGCAAAGCTGACGCTGCCCAGCAGCGCGTGTAGCGGCCGGCTGCCCACTTCATCAATAAACCGCTGGGTGAAATCGTAGCCCTGGTTTTTTTCCAGCTGATAATAGGCGCCCACGGTGAGCGAAGTGAGCATGCGCGACTGGGTGAATACCAGCGGCAGACGGCTGCCTAGGCTCAGGCGGGTGTACTGCCACTGGTCCTCGCGCACGCCGCCCGGCACCGGCCCAATGGCCCGACGGCCACCGTACTCCACACCCGCATCCAGCACCGGCCACAGGCCCTGGTAGCTCACGTCGGCAAACACGCGACCGGTGCGCTCCACGCCATCGAAGCCCACGCCCGCCACGGCCTGGGTAGTGCTGAGCACGTCCTGGGCGCGCAGGCCCAGGTTGAGGCCGTTGCCCGAGGGACTTTGCACCAGACCCCAGCCGTAGAGGTTAGGGGCGTGGGGCAGGCGGCGGTAGCGGCGGCCCACCAGCGCCGCTACCGCCGCCGAATCGGTGGGGAGCAGGGGGCCGATGGTACGGGTGCCGGGCTCCCGGGCCGTCAGCTCATCGGCGTAGCGGTTGGGGGCCGGAGCGGCGGGCGGGGCCGGGAGCCAGGCGGCCGGATTCAGCGGCATTTCCACCACCCGACTACCCTGGGCCCGGATTTCGTGGAAAGCCAGCCGCTGCCCGTCGGGGCTGACGGTGGGGTGGTAGCTGCCCACAGGCCGGCTGGTTACCTGGCGCACCTCGCCGGTGGTGGTGTGTACGGCATAGATTTCCTCCTGGCCCGAACGGGGCGAGCTGAACAGCACGTACTCTTGCCAGGGCTGGGGCTGAGCAATGTTGTCGTTGGCGGCGGGCAGTAGCACCCGGGCCTGGCCGGTGGTCAGGTCCAGCAGCTCCAGCCGCTTGCCGGCCGCCTCCAGCCGCACCACGGCCGCCGTGCGCCCATCGGCCCCGAAGCGCGGGTGCAGATAGGGCTGATTCGCGGGGTTCTCGAAGGTGCGCAGCACCGCGCCGGAGCCAGCATCCAGCAGGTGCAGCCGGTGCTGGTAGCTGGAATCGGTGCTGACGGCCAGCAGCTGCTGCCCATCGGGGGAGAGGACGGCGGCGGTGTAGCGGGTGCGGCGGCCGGGGCGGCTCACTTGGCCGGTGGCCAGGTCCAGCACCCGCAGCTCGGAGTACACCTGCTGCTGCCAGCGCGGGTCGTAGCGGAATTCTAGCCAGGCTGCCCGGGTCCTGCCCACCGAAAGCTGTTCGGCGTTGTGGTGCAGGCCCAGCACCCACAGCTCCCGCTCGGGGCGGCCGGCTTGCAGCCCTACCAGCCGGGGCGTGTGGCCCAGGCCGCTTTTCAGGGCCAGCACTGTGCCGCCGGTGGAGTACTGCGGATACTGATATTCGGTGAACACCTTTTCGGTGGCGGCCACGGGCAGGTCGGTGGCGGGGGTGAGGGGGCGAGTGGCGGCCTCGGCACGCCAGAGGCTGTCCAGCTCCCGCACGGTGGTGGCGTACAGGTCGTCGGTGCGCAGGCCGGTGGCACGGCGCAGCTTATCCGAGAAAGACAGCGGGTACACCGGGAAGCGGTAGTAGCGGTTCAGCACCGTGCCCCAGATGCCCGCGTCAGGGGCAGTGCGCTTGAGGCGGGTGGTGAGGAAGTAGCCCAGCACGTAGTGGTTGGGCACATTGTCGCGGAAGGAGCCGGCTACGGCCTTGGCGTAGGAGTAGCGCCGGCCGGCCAGCAGGTTAGCCCGGAAGTAAGCGTCGAAGTTGGGGATGCGGCCCCGGCCGCTGCGGGTGAGGGCCGTTTCGGTGCCCACCGCGTCACCCTCGGCAAACCAATCAGGCACGCCCAGGGTGGTGAGGCCCAGGCCACCGTAGCCGCCCAGCAGGTAACCCAGCTGCCCCAGGCCCTGGTGGGCCTTATCAAACTGCACTACGTGGCGATATTCGTGCACTGTCAGCTCATCCAGCCAGTCGAGGGTGCCGCTCAGGAACGGGTCCTGGGGGAAGGTGGTGTAGAACTCGGAGCGGCGGGGAAGCAGCGACACGAAGCCGTTGCCGATGGTGGTGCGGGTCTGCAGCACGACTGAAACCGGCCGCCCGCTCAGGCCCAGCGAGACCCCACCGGGCTCGTGCACCTGCTCCAGGCGGTGGGCGGTGCGGCGGGCGCGCTCCTCGAAGCCGGCCGGGTACAGCACCCGGAAGTGGGGCGTGCGCACCTCGTACCAGCGCACCGAGGCGGGTGCCTGCTGCTCGATGGGCAGCAGTGTTTGGGCCGAAGCCAGCCACGGAAATACCGCCAAGCCCAGGGCCGGCCACAGCGCACGCACAGGAACTTTCCCGCCGAAAAACAAGGTTAGCATCCCCGAAGAAACCACCCTGCCGCCCCGAAAGCAAACGGCCGCTCGCCGGCCCCACGTCCGGGCCGGCAACAGTTGCGTAGATACGCTGTTGCTGTTTCGAACTCCACCTATTTCTCCCGCTGATGACTTTGCTTAAAAACGGCCTCGCGGCCCTGCTGATCCTGCTACTGGCCTCCTGCTCGGAGCGCCGCCCGGCTGAAGCCCAGACTAAAACCGGCCCGCTTACGCGCTCCACTACCGGCCCGGCTCCCACCAACCTGGCGGGCCTGGCTACGGCTACTTTTGCCGGCGGCTGTTTCTGGTGTACCGAGGAAATATTCGAGGAGCTGAAAGGCGTACAGGCCGTGGTATCGGGTTACAGCGGCGGCAAGGAAAACAACCCCACGTATGAGGAAGTAGGCAGCGGCCAGACCAGCCATGCCGAGTCTATTGAAATCTACTACGACCCGAAGCAAATCAGCTACGCCACGCTGGTAGACGTGTTTTTCCGGGCGGCCCACGACCCCACCACCCTGAACCGCCAGGGTCCCGACGCCGGTCGGCAGTACCGTTCGGTGGCCTTCTACCGCACGCCTGCCGAGAAGAAAATCATTGACGACGCCATTGCCCGGGTGAATGCCAGCAAGCAGTACGGCAGTCCCATCGTGACGCAGGTAGTGCCGTTCCAGAAGTTCTGGCCGGCTGAGGGTTACCACCAGGGCTACTACCGCTTGCACCCCGGCGAAGGCTACGTGCAGAACGTCTCGACGCCCAAAGTGGAGAAGTTTCGCCACAAGTTTCCGCAGCTGCTGAAAAGTCCGTTGTAGCCGCCTGCCGGGGCTCGATATATAAACTGTAGCCGCACTCACTACTACCCTAATAGCTCAAGGAGCCCCTACCATCTGTCATTGATGGTGGGGGCTCCTTGTTTATAAAAACTTTGGCTAGGCCACAGAGGATGCTGACGCCCTATATAAGCCGATTTTGCCGCTTCTACAGCGAAGCGTACCATTCCTGAAGATACTTTTTCACCTTTTGGAACTATTTATTGAAAAGTTGGCACCCGGTTTGTAAAAGCCTGTTCGTACTTCTGGCCAGAAGCTGAATGTTGCTGTTTTCGCCACCCGCTATAGGGGCCGGGCAGCGTGTATCCTCTTTATTCTCACCTTCTGCGCCCTATGAAAAAGCTCCTGCCCTTCCTGTTGCTCCTGTGTCTGGCAGCCTGTGCACCACGGGTTTACACGGCCCGTGACTTCCGCCAGCAGGTACAACCCCACCACAAAACGGTGGCTATTCTGCCCTTTAACGTGCATATCCGGCCGGCTCCGCCGCTGCTGGGTCGAGGAGCCCGGCCTTCCCAGCGGGAACTGGCCGAACAGGAATACCAAACGGGACTGGCCGTGCAGAATAACGTATTCAGCTGGCTACTGCACCGCGCGGCCAAAGATGAGTATACCGTGGAGTTTCAGGATGTAGCCCGCACCAACGTTCTGCTCCAACAGGCCGGCCTCAGCTACGAGGATATGCAGACCCGCCCCCGCGAAGAACTGGCCAAACTCCTTGGCGTAGATGCCGTCGTTACCGGTCAGTTGCTACTCAATAAGCCACTGCCGCTGGCCGCCGCGCTAGCCATCAATGTGTTCACGCCCTTCTATGCCGTGTCGGATGAGGTGACGGCTTCTCTGAGCCTGCACGACCAGCAGGCGGGCCGCCTGCTCTGGCGCTACGACTGTCAGCTTCAGGGTGGCGGAGGCTTCACCGATAACGCCCAGAACCTTACTAATTCCCTTATGCGCAATGTAGCCAAGCGGTTTCCGTATCAGCGCAAAAGCTAATTACGGCTTCCGTAGCGCATAGTAGCGCATAGTAGCGCATAGTAGCGCAGTATTCGCCAACTACGTGTCAGAACCAGGTGAAATATTGTTAAAAGGCGCTGACTATCTTCAGCGCCTTCTTTATATGTACTCCGCTGCTTTTTATGGCTCAACCTGCCCTGCTCTCCAAATTGCCCGATGTGGGTACCAGTATTTTTTCGGTGATGACCCAGCTGGCCCAGGAAAACGGGGCCATCAATCTGGCCCAGGGCTTCCCCGATTATGACCCGCCCCGCCCGCTGCTGGAGGCGCTGGCCCGCCAGGTGCTCATGCCCGGACACCAGCAGTACGCGCCCATGCCCGGCCTACCAAGCCTGCGCGAAGCCATTGCGGCCAAAACCGCCCGCCTCTACGGCCACCAGCCCGATCCCGCCACCGACATCACCGTGACCAGCGGCGCAACGGAAGCCCTATACTCCGTGCTAGCCGCCGTGGTACGCCCGGGTGATGAGGTACTGATTCTGGAGCCGGCCTACGACCTGTACGGGCCGGCCGTGCGGCTCCAGGGCGGCATACCGGTGTACGTACCACTCCAGTTTCCCGACTTCCGCCCCAATTGGGACCAGGTGGCGGCGGCCCTTACCCCGCGTACGCGCTTGGTAATGATTAATACACCCCACAACCCTACCGGGGCCATCCTCACTACCGACGACCTTGATACCCTGGCGGCCTTGCTGCGCAACACCGATACCCTGCTGCTCAGCGACGAAGTGTATGAGCACATGGTGTTCGATGGGGCTACCCACACCAGCGTCACGGGCCATCCGGAACTGCGGGAACGGGCCTTTGTGCTGTCATCGTTCGGGAAAACCTACCATGCTACTGGCTGGAAGGTGGGCTACTGCGTGGCCCCGGCCCGGCTTTCGGCCGAGCTGCGCCGCGTCCACCAGTTTGTGACATTCAGCGTGAGTACGCCCACCCAACACGCCCTGGCCGAGGTGTTACCCGATACCACTCTTTACGATACGCTGCCCGCTTTCTATCAGCAAAAGCGCGACCTGTTCCGGGAGCTGCTGGTGCCGGCCGGATTCCGGCTGCTGCCGGTGCGGGGCGGATATTTCCAGGTGGCCGATTTCAGCGCGCTGGCCCCGGGTGTATCGGATGAGGACTTTGCCCGCCGGCTCACCACTGAAACCGGCGTGGCCGTGGTGCCGCTTTCAGCCTTTTACCACAACCGCCACGACCAGAGTCTGATCCGGTTCTGCTTCGCCAAACAGGACACTACCCTGCACGCCGCCGCTGAGCGGCTACGGCAGCGGCAGCCGGGCGGCACCACGCCGCAACAATAGAAATATTTCTTTGTGGCGTAGCATCTTTTTTTGTAAACTTCAAGACTGATCTGTACGCTAAACACCTGTTGCCGTGTCTGACCTCACTGTTTCCTTCGTGCAGGCCGCCCTGCATTGGCATGATCCTGCTGCCAATCACCAGGAGATGAGCCGCCACATTGATGAGATATCCATTGCCACGGACCTCATTGTTCTCCCGGAAATGTTCACCACCGGCTTCAGCATGGAAGCCGCCGCGCTGGCCGAGCCGATGGAGGGCCCCACTCTGGAGTGGATGCGCCTGGTAGCTGACGCCCGCGACGCCGTGGTGACGGGGACCATCATTGTGCAGGAGGAAGGCCGCTACTACAACCGCCTGCTCTGGGTACGGCCCGATGGCTCGGTGAGCTACTATAATAAGCGCCACCTGTTTACCATGGCCAACGAGCACCATGTGTACACGCCTGGCGCGGAGCGGCTGATTGAGGAATGGCGGGGCTGGCGCATCTGCCCGCTGATATGCTACGACCTACGCTTTCCCGTGTGGAGCCGCAACCCGCTCGATACCCCTTACGACCTGCTGCTGTACGTGGCCAACTGGCCTGCCATCCGCCGAACTGCCTGGATGACGTTGCTGCGCGCCCGGGCCATTGAAAACCTGGCGTATACGATGGGCGTGAACTGCGTGGGCATGGATGGCAACAGCCTCGCCTACACCGGTGATTCGGCCCTGCTGGACATGCGGGGCGAGTATCTGGTAGAAGTGGGCAATCAGGAAACCAGCATTACCCGCACCCTGCGCCGGGCCGAGCTGACAGCCTTCCGGGAACGGTTTCCCGCCCTCAATGATGGCGACGAGTTCGAACTCCGGAGTCTAGTCCTGAAATAATTTCGGCCTGGTTCCTTAAAAAAAACCGGCCTGCCACTCAGGTAGCAGGCCGGTTTTTTTATACGAGACAGATTCTTAGTGGCCCCGTACTTCCAGCCGCCGCACGGTAGTTTCGCCGGTCAGGGCCTGGCAGCGCACGAGGTAAATACCAGCCGGCAACTGCGTCACATCCAGCTGCTGGGTACGGGCCGCCGTGGTTGCCGGCCGAAGGACGCGCCCTGTCAGATCGAGCAGCGTGAGGCGCATGGGCCGGGCCGCCTCTACTGTAACCGTACTGCTGGCCGGATTGGGATAGAGCTGCAACAACAACGTCGCCGCCGCTGGCTGAGCAGCTGTAACAACGCGGTTGCGCGGGATAAAGCTGGTAATTCCACCGCCCTCCAGGCCCAGGAACAGCTCCGGGGCACCATCGGCATTTACATCGGCAGCGGCCGGAGCATACCGAAACTTG containing:
- a CDS encoding META domain-containing protein — protein: MRILTFCVSIMGACLVSSCQQDTAKPASSELSGTRWMLTEVEGVPISLSSYSDTYRSYIQFDAGSSATAGLAPCNSFSGNFRLGAAAGQLTISQQGSTRTTCPAQTIENNYLMALPRTVSYEISGRELRLYDATNSTKPLLLFTAAE
- a CDS encoding DsbA family oxidoreductase; translated protein: MKIEIWSDILCPFCYIGKRRLEKALATFEHAAEVDIQWRSFELDPNANPTPGESQYALLARKYGNTEAWARQMSANMAQSAAEEGLAFDFDRVVPANSLRAHRLVHLAAHHGRQDAAKERLFKAYLEEGLDINDVPTLTRLAAELQLPAEEVNELLTSSKFEQQVRYDEYQAQQLNIRGVPYFVFEDKYAVSGAQPTELFQEVLAKVWDEARPQPVQLAGPDGATCGLDGSAC
- a CDS encoding YdeI/OmpD-associated family protein, with the protein product MLPTATFETTLERGGPSFMPTQIVVVPPLALLALGKSTRRVSGTLNGHPVRLGLLPLPGGGRYLMVNKDLCRLIGIQLGQRVHLVLAPDPEPDQVDLPPELTEAFGAWPEAAEQFAQLSGSMRRAVAQHVNSAKQAETRARRTVEITERLARGANPFRKE
- a CDS encoding DUF2141 domain-containing protein; its protein translation is MRVLQHLCLTSGCALGLLIPTSAPAAGSTSVTVVISSLASTTSSVKLYFYNVRERFLTKGGYAFMRVVKPGGQHQVSLPVELPPGDWAVAITQDVNNNDKLDKNMMGIPTEPFAFSNNVRPRFSPPAFDDCKFTVGGPTKVVSIVLTK
- a CDS encoding META domain-containing protein, encoding MSVLRCLLFLPTLLFLGSCAKDDEPVPAPVYLLDQRWVLTELEGQSPTSQSSSAIPDLVLNSVGSTNNGRAFCNQYGGKYTLAPGSPQLGFSIQASTYATCAGQDAETRYLTLLPTVARYVISNRHLSLYDAQHAEPLLVFKAE
- a CDS encoding TolB-like translocation protein → MLTLFFGGKVPVRALWPALGLAVFPWLASAQTLLPIEQQAPASVRWYEVRTPHFRVLYPAGFEERARRTAHRLEQVHEPGGVSLGLSGRPVSVVLQTRTTIGNGFVSLLPRRSEFYTTFPQDPFLSGTLDWLDELTVHEYRHVVQFDKAHQGLGQLGYLLGGYGGLGLTTLGVPDWFAEGDAVGTETALTRSGRGRIPNFDAYFRANLLAGRRYSYAKAVAGSFRDNVPNHYVLGYFLTTRLKRTAPDAGIWGTVLNRYYRFPVYPLSFSDKLRRATGLRTDDLYATTVRELDSLWRAEAATRPLTPATDLPVAATEKVFTEYQYPQYSTGGTVLALKSGLGHTPRLVGLQAGRPERELWVLGLHHNAEQLSVGRTRAAWLEFRYDPRWQQQVYSELRVLDLATGQVSRPGRRTRYTAAVLSPDGQQLLAVSTDSSYQHRLHLLDAGSGAVLRTFENPANQPYLHPRFGADGRTAAVVRLEAAGKRLELLDLTTGQARVLLPAANDNIAQPQPWQEYVLFSSPRSGQEEIYAVHTTTGEVRQVTSRPVGSYHPTVSPDGQRLAFHEIRAQGSRVVEMPLNPAAWLPAPPAAPAPNRYADELTAREPGTRTIGPLLPTDSAAVAALVGRRYRRLPHAPNLYGWGLVQSPSGNGLNLGLRAQDVLSTTQAVAGVGFDGVERTGRVFADVSYQGLWPVLDAGVEYGGRRAIGPVPGGVREDQWQYTRLSLGSRLPLVFTQSRMLTSLTVGAYYQLEKNQGYDFTQRFIDEVGSRPLHALLGSVSFARTLRQSYRDVGPRWGQSLSLTARGTPFGAGLAARQLAAQGSLFLPGLGWHHAVRLRAGYQHQQQNEYRFGSAIFYPRNLPYLSGNHLTSFSGEYRLPLADVHWEWGRVLYIQRLKANVFTDGVRVVSDNFRNTYYSAGFDVSAVFNPLRLRTPLEVGLRTVYDSYYQRWQLQPLVLNVGF
- the msrA gene encoding peptide-methionine (S)-S-oxide reductase MsrA, whose translation is MTLLKNGLAALLILLLASCSERRPAEAQTKTGPLTRSTTGPAPTNLAGLATATFAGGCFWCTEEIFEELKGVQAVVSGYSGGKENNPTYEEVGSGQTSHAESIEIYYDPKQISYATLVDVFFRAAHDPTTLNRQGPDAGRQYRSVAFYRTPAEKKIIDDAIARVNASKQYGSPIVTQVVPFQKFWPAEGYHQGYYRLHPGEGYVQNVSTPKVEKFRHKFPQLLKSPL
- a CDS encoding methionine aminotransferase — encoded protein: MAQPALLSKLPDVGTSIFSVMTQLAQENGAINLAQGFPDYDPPRPLLEALARQVLMPGHQQYAPMPGLPSLREAIAAKTARLYGHQPDPATDITVTSGATEALYSVLAAVVRPGDEVLILEPAYDLYGPAVRLQGGIPVYVPLQFPDFRPNWDQVAAALTPRTRLVMINTPHNPTGAILTTDDLDTLAALLRNTDTLLLSDEVYEHMVFDGATHTSVTGHPELRERAFVLSSFGKTYHATGWKVGYCVAPARLSAELRRVHQFVTFSVSTPTQHALAEVLPDTTLYDTLPAFYQQKRDLFRELLVPAGFRLLPVRGGYFQVADFSALAPGVSDEDFARRLTTETGVAVVPLSAFYHNRHDQSLIRFCFAKQDTTLHAAAERLRQRQPGGTTPQQ
- a CDS encoding amidohydrolase gives rise to the protein MSDLTVSFVQAALHWHDPAANHQEMSRHIDEISIATDLIVLPEMFTTGFSMEAAALAEPMEGPTLEWMRLVADARDAVVTGTIIVQEEGRYYNRLLWVRPDGSVSYYNKRHLFTMANEHHVYTPGAERLIEEWRGWRICPLICYDLRFPVWSRNPLDTPYDLLLYVANWPAIRRTAWMTLLRARAIENLAYTMGVNCVGMDGNSLAYTGDSALLDMRGEYLVEVGNQETSITRTLRRAELTAFRERFPALNDGDEFELRSLVLK